Genomic segment of Falco peregrinus isolate bFalPer1 chromosome 5, bFalPer1.pri, whole genome shotgun sequence:
AGGGAAGTCAGAAGTTTAGGCTACTGATAGATAAATAAAAGCCAAGATCTACCTCTTCTTTCCTGCCATGGACCTATGCCTTCAAGAGCCCCAGGGAGTGTGTTTTAGCCCAAGCAAGCAGGCGCACCCCACCTTTCAGCATCATGAGGGCCAGTGCAGCCAGTTGCACAACACACCGAGGTATTTCCTGTGTTCTTGGGACTTCAGGGTagaacaataacaacaaaaaaaatctcactatttatttgatttaataCAGACATCTGGTAGCAATAATGGGGCTATGCATTCTTGAGCACCATCTACTGGTACATTGTCCATAAACCAGTGACATACGTGCAGACGTAGAGCACCCTATACCAGCTACTCTCGCGTAAATGCATAGGGCTCCTGACCAGCACTACGTACAGCATTTATAAGCTCCCAATCAAACCTTGCAGCTGGGATCTTGGGGCAAACTCCTTTGAAAGCAAAGCGTGAGAAGGTTTCCAGGCCCCTCGTGAGGCCACGCACCCATCGTAGTATCCCCTCCTGCAGGCAGTGCCACAGCTGGCGGGTCCCTCCACGATGCTGCAGTGCAAACACGCTCAGGAATTCAGCTTCGGGCCCCGGGCTCTGAAGGACGCGCTGATCTCCACCaacccagccctgcaggagctCTACGCCAAAGCTTTCTCCAGGGCGGAGAAGCTGTTCCTCTCGGAAGCCTACAACCCGCAGAGAACGCTCTTCTGCACACTGCTCATCCGGACAGCTTTTGACTGGCTCCTCAGCCACCCCGATGCCCCTGAGGACTTTGAGACATTCTATCACGCCATGCTAAGGAGGAAGCAGAACTTCTATCGGAAGCATATTTACCTGCAACCTATAGGTAATGTGGGCATCTTCACTGAGCCACCTGGAAAGATGCAGGAGGGAGGTGGGTGGTGCTGAATGCTATTAACATGCTCTTCTTATGACTAACCTGCAAAATGCAATTGctgtagcaaaaataaatgtaataccAAAGGCTCTGATGTGCCCCCAGTCTAGAGTCACAAGCCACGATGACAACCATCAGTAGATCTGCCTTGTAAATGGTATGTGTGCTCCTGGGTGAGGCTTGCTGTGAatatatgtgtgcatacatATAAAACAATATATGTAAAACAATGCTGGCTAAAACAGCATTTCAAGAGCTGTTCATTAAAAACGGTTCATTAAAAACAGCCACCCTTTCCCACATTAATCTTTCTGCATGACTTAAAGAGGAGACAACCTTCCTAGCACACTGCTCTGCTAACGACACAGCATGCTAATGCCTCGAGCTGGCTCTCAGAaagagccccctcctctcctccataTCTGTGTATAACCATTTAGAGATGCCTGCCACATCCCAGAGTAAGCAATTAATTTCAGAATGAACCAGGCTTCCTCCTCCCCAGTTGCTGTGGCCAACCCCACAGAACCCCTTCAGACCTTCGGGTTCACCCTGGCTTTAAGGAACTAATAACAGAGCTTCTCTTCTCAGACTTAATCGATGGGCCTGCTGGGCTCTCGCTGCTGGATTCCCTCCAGAGCTGTGTTGAGTCTTTCTTTCTGGGACTCCGTGTGAAGTGccttccctccatccccatCTCTTCCATTCACTGCTGCTATCGCCACAGCCGGGACTCAGACAGGGTGCAGCTTCATGCAGGTAAGGACCTGGGATGGGGAGCCTGTAGAGACACCAGCTTGGCAGGAGGGCACGAGCCCTCCCTTCGGAAACGTCTGAAATAGCCCTTCATTGCCTGAGCAGGGAGGGGATGAGGAAGGGAGTGAAAAGGGAGAAATCCTGTTCCCATGGAAAACCCAGAGCGCTGAGGCtggaaacaggaataaaaaaacaaagtgaCTTTCATcaccttttcctctgctgtttgtatttttcagtgctgttagTTTAGGTCCAGCTCTGCAAAGCGATCGGCCCAGCTCCGCGGGAAGGCACTGTTTATTTGGTGTAGTCTGCCTTCTCCCATCTCTTGTCCAGAGCCAAAGTAAATTactggctggctggcacaggTGGGGAACTCGCCGGCCTTTCATGTTAGGAAATTGGGTTCAAGTGTCAtgcagctccccagggaaaTGGGTTTGTCAGCTGCCAAACTCACGCTGCACGAACATCCATCTGGGACAAGCTGTTTGCAGGTACCACAGGCAGCACGTGCTCGGCACAGACCCAAGGCTGCAGCTATGCGGCTGCTCTGGCTCAGGTCTGAAATGCCTGTAGGGGAATTCTTCTACTTCTAGGTGCTTATTTCCAGGGGTTAGTACAGAATTCACCTACATCTCTGCCCTtagctctgctttgttttaacTCTGTGCTCAGCCCCACTTCCAAAGTCAGGTCTGTGTGTACTCTTATTTGAACGGTCGGGCTACACAGCCGTGATTCTCCATCCAAGATGCTGaatccagcagctctgcccacctgTGGCTTGGATTACATGCTCCTCCCCACAATTCTGTCTCTTGCATGCCTTCCAGGGGTGCTTCATTTTAATCAACATCTCTCTTGTATTTGTCCAGATGGGGTCCTGAATTTCTTGAAGAACAACAAGCCCATGGATGCCCTGTGTGTCCTTGGACTCACTCTGCTGGACCTTTACCCATGTGAGACCTGGAGCTTCACATTCAGCAAATTCCTGCCAGGACAAGGTAGGGTTGGTGTCCCATGATCTCCTAGCACAGCATGTGAATAAGGCAGCACTGTACCCAAAAGCCTTCCCGGGAGACTGGAATAGCCAAATCTTATCCTTAACATTTTATTCACTTCCTGAGGAGAGGAACTAGGTTTTCCCAATTTAAAATTAGGGGAGTCAGGGCTCCTGACCTGGACAAAGGTAACTGAGGTGCTACAAACCTTTTGGGAAGTGGGTCTTATCACAGCCTGTGTGCTCGATGGGGCTGTGCTACATCAGCTTTCTTGTCATGCTGCCTAAGGTGAGAGACAGTTGTAAGAGAGCTGATGCCTAACTTGTATGCACCTCTTTTCACAGAAGTGGGAGTCTGCAGCTTTGCCAGATTTTCTGGGGATTTcccccaggctggctgcagcagcttgaACCCACTCACGCAGAAGGAATGGTTGTGTGAAGTCAGCAAGGAAAGCAGGGAGCGGACACTGCCGTTCAGCGCCCAAGAGATGGTCCAATGCTGTAAGGTAGGACCAGCAATCTCCTGCACCCCGTAGTTCTTGCCATGTAGGGTTAAATATTTCAGGCCCAGGCATAATCCGTGTCTCAGCCCAGTGAAACAGGCATGAGGCTCTGCTCCCAGAAGATGCAGACAATCACAGCCAGGTCCACACACTTAAAGCAGTCCTAAAGAGCTGGTATTTCAGTGCACCACACAGACAGCTCTTACTCCCCTTGCTGCTGGAGCAAACCGTAGCATCAGCTGTATAGCGAGGCTACAGGACTTACCTTACGTCACGGAGCAACCCTGAGACAAAGActgcccagctcccaggctCTCATTTGTCAGGCGATGCATGTGCAGTAGGATCTGATAGCCGGTAGGGTATATGGAGGTTAATCAGAACATCTAGCAGTGCTGTGTGTTAACTAATGGATGGCTGGGGAGGGGTGACTGTGTCTTCCTCAGACGCTGGTATCCGTAAGGGCAGAGGATCGCTTGCCAGACCTGCTTACATGGATGGATGAGAAAAATACCTCAGAGTTTGCACGTACATTATATACAGATGCCCTTAAACCCCATTCATCTCCAACACATCCTCTTCACGAGTGCTGTCCTCCCTGGTGCCAGGATCTCCCCTGTGCCCCCGTGTCAGCTCTGCTTCCAGTGTTTCTCCTAAAGCTGGCCcgggcagagcagctgcaccAACACCTTTGATGCCATTtctccctgcatcccctggTATCTGCTCAGGTTTTTCTAGTGTGAGGTCTCTTCCTGTAGCAATTTCAGGTGATGTTAGGTGGCaatgggaggaggggggggaatcCTCCATTCTCAGTCTTTTCATGGCTGCCAATTCCCAAAGCAGTCACGCTTGGCCAGCTGACTCCAGCTTGGATTTTGCTTTGGCACAAATATCAAGAGCGTCTGCTCTGGTAGGACACAGATCTATTATTGCCAATAGCTTCTTACAGATTTCTCACACGGATTGTGCTGCTCTTTTCAGACCCCAGAGGGACTTaaaacacagagacacagacacacacacacaccctacTGCTGTGGACTTGTTATCTACAGGGTcttcccacagctgcttctAAACAACACATCCACgcttcctcctccaccaccatACAAATGCGGACATTGGGTTACCTGGGAAGAGGGGAGCCACGTTCTCCTTTCATCTTGGGAAAGCCTGGGCTGGAgcactggcagggctgagcaACAAGTCAGTTATAGACTGTTGGGGAGCAGGGGAGCTGgaacagcagagaaggaagaagagggggCAGTGGAAGCAGGAATGACCATGCACTGCTGTGATTCTTGCTTTCCTGAAAGGTGACCTGCCACAAGATCTGCCACCTGATGGGGCTGGGGACCTGCCGCTGGCTGCAGTGCATCATGCAGGGCGCGCTGAGCCTGGACGAAGCCCTGCTGCGGCCTCTGGAGCCATGTCCCATCTGCCTTCGGAAACTGCAGCATGTTGTGGGCTTCAAACTCGTTGAGCGCTACAGGGTGAGAGACAGAcctgccagccctccctgggGCCGGGGGACATAGCAGGGAGAAGAGCGGCTCACTCCAAACCACAGCGTTTGTTACATGGGCGCGTCAAACGCAGATGCTTGCAGTGCAAGGTGCTGAGAAAGCAAGGTTACACCTCACAGGGGTGGGTGCTGTACACACAGTCTGTGACTAACGTAGCACTACATGTCAGCTCTAGGGCTTTTGGCTGTTCACAACAAGGGATGGCGCAGCAGTCCGGCCACGTTTTGCTGCTCCTGACAACGAagtggggagggcaggcaggttTCAAGCCAGAGCGGCAGCGAGCACAGCCATTCCCACATCTGTGCCACCACAGTTTTCTGGCTCTCAGGGGCTGCTAGTGACAGGGAGAAAATACTAAGTGCATACTTTGCTGCAGTTCCTCTGTTTAAAAGTATGAGAAAAGATCCCAGATTATTACCCTCTAATAAGTGGAGGGTCCCAGActcatcttttttctcttctctcccatcTGTAAAACTGCTAGCACCACATTTAGACAACACCAAAAATAGTGCTAAGGTGCCCTTAGCTCTAGAAAGGGTTTTCTACCTCTGCTGTCTAAAAAGCAGGATTTGGTAGCCAAACGGCTGGTAGAACAGAAATAATGTCATCGTTCTCACTTGGCACTCTGTCTTTTCCCTGATTATAATTTCTGTCTGACACACATCATGTTCAGAGACAGGATTTTCCATAGCTGCCTATTTTAAAGTCTGTGGGTTATATTTGTAACAAGATATGTGCAGAATGAGAATGGGGATGCCTCTAGTTTCATTCAGCTTGGAATCAGACACACGGAAACATGGCAAAGGACTTGGGGGAACTCAAatttgtgtggttttgctgCTTGCCTGTGTGTCTGCGGCAGTGTTAGACCTGCCTCTGACTCCATGGCTGTTCGGTCCCTGCTTCTAAGAGGTGCTAAAATTGCCCAGGCTACCAGAGGAATAAAATCTGGTTTATTTAAACACCCAGCCTGTTAGCATCCCCCTATTTCTTTCTAGAAGAGAACTGCCATCAGCATTAAGCTTTTCTAGAAACATTTTTGCCTTTACACCTGCAGCAAATACTGTAATTGGCTTAGCATCCCCTGGTGACAGTGAACACAAACCTTAAGAAAGGATACACTTGCCAAATAGCACATCTGCTTCCCTGACAAGGAAAAGCTCATCTAGATATAGTACAAGCTGGTATAAAAGAGTTGTGATAATCTCTTTAAGAGGCTTTGCTATAGCACTGAGAGGAAATATAAATGCCAGAGATGAATTAAATAGTTAAGGAACCTGACAGAAGAGAGCATAAAGCATTTGGAGACAATGTCAGAGAGCAAAGTTACTTGTTAAGCATGTTTTGAGAGGTCGTGGCTGGCCAAGCCCAAATCTGAAGTCACATTTCCCTTTGGAAAACTAGCCCGGATCCCCACCTGCCACATAACGGCCCCAGACGCTCATCATAAACACAGGAAATGCCAGACATAAAGCTGTTCCTCGCCAGGAGCAGGTAACGCTGCTGATGTCTGCGCCTGAGACACGGTGATGTGCAGAAGAGCATGTGGGACAGGAAACCAGTCCTTACACAGGAGGAAGAGCCCCTCAGTTTATTTATCTGAGTTGCAGTCAGAAACACTCTATTTTTTCATCACATTTGCTTATTCCAGAGTGAGTCATcttgaaaactgaaagcaaacccATTCTCATGGTGtttccccaccacagccaacATTTccacctgctgcttctgcagcatcccaggctGTTCTGCACATGGCACCTGGGTCAGTGTGCAGCGGCCacattgcagaagaaaaccGTGCTCGAGCTGCTCTGAGAGGCTGGGTTAGCTACACCCTCACCATGGTGTTAATCGCAGCGTGTGCTCTCGGGCGCAGTGtggctgccttgctgctggggATGACAGCGCTGCCACGGCAGAGGGGGTTGAAAAACTTCCAGTGCCAAACCTGGAGCCTTTTGATGGGTCAGACAACAGGTTTCATTCTTAGTGACTTACCTGGGGTTGAGCATCCACTTCAAATGCTCTTGCCTGCAGGTAATCCAAACCCATGAAGGGATTAATTAATTTCTAGTTAATTAGGGGAACACAAAAAGAGGCTGTAGCCCTGCAAACCCTTCCCAAATTCAAATCAATAAACCACTCAAAGGATGACAGACAGGAAAGATCTT
This window contains:
- the AMZ1 gene encoding archaemetzincin-1 — protein: MLQCKHAQEFSFGPRALKDALISTNPALQELYAKAFSRAEKLFLSEAYNPQRTLFCTLLIRTAFDWLLSHPDAPEDFETFYHAMLRRKQNFYRKHIYLQPIDLIDGPAGLSLLDSLQSCVESFFLGLRVKCLPSIPISSIHCCYRHSRDSDRVQLHADGVLNFLKNNKPMDALCVLGLTLLDLYPCETWSFTFSKFLPGQEVGVCSFARFSGDFPQAGCSSLNPLTQKEWLCEVSKESRERTLPFSAQEMVQCCKVTCHKICHLMGLGTCRWLQCIMQGALSLDEALLRPLEPCPICLRKLQHVVGFKLVERYRKLYAWTQTVLSTWPRQESADLSTSEDILPFSSDSGMCCENDSEAVTSLSEPLTPDACSQALSLGQELEQDERLCLPAEAHRQPQLTGPPKGTDAIKDYELWLEMCIAALERNVSEEELAQVDQTVDALAKWEMFTGQLPAMRKALPFARDNTGLRKVLGDKFSSLRRKLSSRKLSKGESSPHRWRWEEN